A portion of the Cryptomeria japonica chromosome 5, Sugi_1.0, whole genome shotgun sequence genome contains these proteins:
- the LOC131037415 gene encoding uncharacterized protein LOC131037415 — protein MVGSAVGVKKLWKSLRTSVGASGRLIKQKLRKKKGPVDERFDHYNFSDDDEGDGKLGKKLRSWKLKAMGCIVGDSVIESGKDHFVYVTDLYSSVPPPVPMDSEDTEKIKAGLNDGASGSSPAEDRISVSSDEQKLKAEASEASNSKMKKKSVWWAELEKGTEEEVDGHADEFISKFYDDIRLQRQNSFVEYREMLERGTTSS, from the coding sequence ATGGTGGGAAGTGCAGTGGGAGTGAAGAAATTGTGGAAATCTCTGCGCACTTCTGTGGGTGCCAGTGGGAGATTGATCAAACAGAAGCTGAGAAAGAAAAAGGGGCCTGTTGACGAGCGATTTGATCACTATAACTTCTCTGACGATGATGAAGGGGATggaaaattggggaaaaaattgaGGAGCTGGAAATTAAAAGCCATGGGGTGTATTGTTGGGGATTCTGTGATCGAATCCGGGAAAGATCACTTTGTGTATGTCACTGATCTTTACTCCTCTGTTCCGCCCCCTGTTCCGATGGATTCTGAGGATACTGAGAAGATCAAAGCAGGGCTAAATGACGGCGCTAGTGGCAGTTCTCCGGCAGAAGACAGAATATCTGTGAGCTCTGATGAGCAGAAATTGAAGGCTGAAGCATCTGAGGCTTCGAATtccaagatgaagaagaagagcgTTTGGTGGGCAGAGTTGGAAAAAGGAACAGAGGAGGAAGTAGATGGTCATGCAGACGAATTTATTTCCAAATTTTATGATGATATCAGATTGCAGAGACAGAATTCGTTTGTGGAGTATCGGGAGATGCTGGAGCGCGGAACTACTTCTAGTTAG